One part of the Alistipes onderdonkii genome encodes these proteins:
- a CDS encoding UbiX family flavin prenyltransferase, translated as MRFVVAITAASGAIYARLTIERLLASPCVSEIALVCSRHAREVMAHEGVSLPVDARIREYANDDMFAPPASGSARYDGMAVVPSTVGTVGRVAAGTAQSLIERAADVMLKERRRLVFVVRETPLSLIHLRNMAALTEAGAVILPASPSFYAAPQGIEELCGTVADRAAALLGVDIQRYEWGK; from the coding sequence ATGAGGTTCGTCGTCGCCATAACCGCCGCCAGCGGCGCCATCTATGCCCGCCTGACGATAGAACGGCTGCTCGCCTCGCCGTGCGTGTCGGAGATCGCGCTCGTGTGCAGCCGCCACGCCCGCGAGGTGATGGCGCACGAGGGAGTGTCGCTGCCCGTGGACGCGCGCATCCGCGAATATGCGAACGACGACATGTTCGCCCCTCCGGCGAGCGGCTCGGCGCGTTACGACGGCATGGCGGTCGTGCCGTCGACGGTAGGTACCGTGGGGCGTGTGGCCGCCGGTACGGCGCAGAGCCTGATCGAGCGGGCCGCCGACGTGATGCTCAAGGAGCGGCGCCGGCTGGTGTTCGTCGTACGCGAAACGCCCCTGTCGCTCATACACCTGCGCAACATGGCGGCGCTGACCGAGGCCGGGGCGGTGATCCTGCCCGCATCGCCGTCGTTCTATGCCGCGCCGCAGGGCATCGAGGAGCTGTGCGGTACGGTCGCCGACCGCGCCGCAGCATTGCTCGGGGTCGATATACAGCGCTATGAATGGGGGAAATAG
- a CDS encoding RagB/SusD family nutrient uptake outer membrane protein: protein MKKIIFTLAAVCMLSACSLDETPYGFYSSDNFYKTEEDAESGLMYAYNALNYLEYLRGIWYLGDIPTETMYPKSDEPGDIHMLQQWTVNSETELTMYYFKYCYIGINRANTVIDRVSGGNLNETVKNRVVGEALFLRAWNYFNLVRAYGRVPLYTEPIASLDQTTPQMAASIDKIYERILEDLIAAEKMLTVNKVFGRIDKVGAQALLSKVYLTLASSIASEAPGYASAPHNPDEMYTQAAYWSRKVVFDYKETYNFDNDLRSIYDVTKPDGPEHIFIMGIDRSGTHEGMYSKIPLQFLPNNGSAPIYIRYSDGSLQKGNGNGWGVFLIEDNFVEKTFLATDKRRTELIHKDIYDQTGKLVTPSPVRGYFSAKYVDPDFIGERTSARPFLIRYSDIALVFAEAAGPDEGLALVNEIRRRAGIPDLPEGMSLSEFRKAVIQERTLELAFEGNRLYDLRRTASVTTTVPEATKLSEEQAAFYPIPQRELDLNPNVK from the coding sequence ATGAAAAAGATCATATTCACGCTCGCTGCGGTTTGCATGCTTTCGGCCTGCTCTCTGGACGAGACCCCCTACGGCTTCTATTCGAGCGACAACTTCTACAAAACGGAAGAGGATGCCGAATCGGGCCTTATGTACGCCTACAATGCGTTGAACTACCTCGAATACCTCCGCGGAATCTGGTATCTGGGCGACATCCCGACCGAAACGATGTATCCCAAATCGGACGAGCCGGGCGACATTCACATGCTGCAACAATGGACCGTCAATTCGGAAACAGAACTGACGATGTACTACTTCAAATACTGCTACATAGGCATCAACCGCGCCAATACGGTCATCGACCGCGTTTCGGGAGGCAATCTGAACGAGACGGTGAAAAACCGCGTGGTCGGCGAGGCCCTGTTTCTGAGGGCGTGGAACTATTTCAACCTCGTCCGGGCATACGGCCGGGTTCCGCTCTACACCGAACCGATCGCATCGCTCGACCAGACTACGCCCCAAATGGCCGCATCTATCGACAAGATCTACGAACGTATTCTGGAGGATCTGATTGCGGCTGAAAAGATGCTCACAGTAAACAAGGTGTTCGGCCGCATCGACAAGGTCGGTGCGCAGGCCCTGCTCTCGAAAGTCTACCTGACGCTCGCATCGAGCATCGCAAGCGAAGCGCCCGGTTACGCCTCGGCGCCGCACAATCCCGACGAAATGTACACGCAGGCCGCCTACTGGTCGCGTAAGGTGGTATTCGACTATAAGGAGACGTACAACTTCGACAACGACCTGCGCAGCATCTACGACGTTACGAAACCCGACGGGCCGGAACACATCTTCATCATGGGTATCGACCGCAGCGGCACGCACGAAGGCATGTATTCGAAAATCCCGCTCCAGTTCCTGCCCAACAACGGCTCCGCGCCGATCTACATTCGCTACAGCGACGGAAGCCTCCAGAAGGGCAACGGCAACGGCTGGGGCGTTTTCCTGATCGAGGACAACTTCGTCGAGAAGACGTTCCTTGCCACGGACAAACGACGCACTGAACTGATCCACAAGGACATTTACGACCAAACCGGCAAACTCGTCACCCCCTCCCCGGTACGCGGCTACTTTTCGGCCAAATACGTCGATCCCGACTTCATCGGCGAACGTACCAGCGCCCGTCCCTTCCTGATCCGCTACTCGGATATCGCACTCGTCTTCGCCGAAGCGGCAGGTCCCGACGAAGGACTGGCTCTGGTCAACGAAATCCGCCGGCGCGCCGGAATCCCGGATCTGCCGGAAGGGATGAGTCTTTCCGAATTCCGCAAAGCCGTGATTCAGGAGCGCACCCTCGAACTGGCGTTCGAAGGCAACCGTCTCTACGACCTGCGCCGCACGGCATCGGTCACCACTACGGTTCCCGAGGCCACGAAACTCTCCGAAGAGCAGGCGGCCTTCTACCCGATCCCGCAGCGCGAACTCGATTTGAATCCGAACGTTAAATAG
- a CDS encoding SusC/RagA family TonB-linked outer membrane protein — MKPNLRTNLGRFLLGTILLLATGTVWAQPQNIRGKITDSSGQPVVGASVIVKGTTNGTSAKADGTFELNAAKGTTLQITMLGYKTAEKDVTTATFYPITLEDDSKLVDEVVVVGYGAVKKSDLTGSVASVKMGALDNLSSTSVDGLLQGRAAGLQVLNTSQDPGAGAIVRIRGNSSLEGSNTPLVVVNGFPMGDAGNLSQINVSDIESIEILKDASASAIYGSRGANGVILVTTKSAAKGQTNISVKHQTVISQLSDPLDIWYDPMLMAQVTNEEQVNAGLNPIYIGQTIGGIYYPSLLEIQNGEWANTNWRDLCLRTPVLNSTTAAISSANDRASINLNVNYHNNQGLYKKDSYERINANLGVTYNLYKNLKLTSYNVLSITNRNISNGLEYGRNPLWPVYDKEGNYYLAGAQDFGHPLVILDNVLNKTTGRDFVTSLAVDWELVKGLTIHSQLDYRYQTSVGDVYRASNTSQDANDNGGIAQINNSFNQNLMSETYLTFSRTFNENHSLTVMAGHSYNWDTGRGLYTTARGFVNDVLKNENMNAGNPNLRQIYNDGYYLSKLLSFYGRINYSLKDKYLLTATMRADGSTKFGKNNKWGYFPSGAVSWKMHNEPWLKQSRWLSELKLRLSYGASGNQGISSYQTLDRYGMEKFWHNGEWATVIGPGYEVGRTGANDRYMVWGGIANPDLKWESTSQLDFGVDFAAFDRRLRLTADVYYKKTTDLLREKYLPLSSSYDKIWVNDGEVTNKGFEVSLEGDIVHTRDWSFSATFIYSMNRNKVVSLGDAISSGLSQDYLTGMYYEVTGQPVSMFNQNASIYAVGHPMNVFYGYRVDGIIQEGQDPGFIDPDGLKDRPGELKYVDLTGDYAITPEDRCIIGDPNPDFTASLNLSLRWKNLDLSVFLYGVYGNDVLYNNYTFSPRVKAKRWTPDNPTNDFPRLNNARQYWLSDYFLQDGSFLRIQNITLGYNLHFNRRILKGMRIYANIDNVHTFSKFDGYDPEVGLDGIYWGGYPKLRKYTVGIDLNF, encoded by the coding sequence ATGAAACCAAACTTACGAACCAACTTGGGCCGGTTCCTGCTGGGAACCATTCTACTCCTGGCCACCGGGACGGTCTGGGCCCAGCCCCAGAACATCCGGGGAAAAATCACGGATTCGTCCGGGCAGCCCGTTGTGGGGGCCAGCGTCATCGTCAAAGGGACGACCAACGGCACCTCCGCCAAAGCCGACGGAACGTTCGAACTCAACGCCGCAAAAGGGACTACCCTGCAAATTACGATGCTCGGCTACAAAACGGCGGAAAAGGACGTCACCACGGCGACCTTCTATCCGATCACGCTCGAAGACGATTCGAAACTCGTGGACGAGGTGGTCGTGGTCGGCTACGGTGCCGTAAAGAAAAGCGACCTCACCGGTTCGGTGGCTTCCGTCAAAATGGGCGCGCTCGACAACCTCTCCTCCACTTCGGTCGACGGCCTGCTTCAGGGCCGGGCCGCAGGTCTTCAGGTGCTGAATACCTCGCAGGATCCGGGTGCGGGAGCGATCGTCCGTATCCGCGGCAACAGCTCGCTCGAAGGTTCCAACACTCCGCTTGTCGTAGTCAACGGCTTCCCGATGGGCGATGCGGGCAACCTCTCGCAGATCAACGTCTCGGACATCGAATCGATCGAGATTCTGAAGGACGCTTCGGCATCGGCAATCTACGGATCGCGGGGTGCCAACGGCGTGATCCTCGTCACGACCAAGTCGGCCGCGAAAGGACAGACCAACATTTCGGTCAAGCACCAGACGGTCATCAGCCAGCTCTCCGACCCGCTCGACATCTGGTACGACCCGATGCTCATGGCTCAGGTCACCAACGAGGAGCAGGTAAACGCCGGACTCAACCCCATTTACATCGGGCAGACCATAGGCGGCATCTATTATCCCTCGCTGCTCGAAATACAGAATGGCGAATGGGCCAATACCAATTGGCGCGACCTCTGCCTGAGAACCCCCGTCCTGAACAGCACGACGGCAGCCATCAGCAGCGCCAACGACCGCGCCTCGATCAACCTCAACGTCAACTACCACAACAATCAGGGATTGTACAAAAAAGATTCCTACGAGCGTATCAATGCCAACCTCGGTGTCACCTACAACCTCTACAAGAACCTGAAACTGACCTCCTACAACGTCCTCTCCATCACCAACCGCAACATCAGCAACGGACTCGAATACGGCCGCAATCCCCTTTGGCCCGTCTACGACAAGGAAGGCAACTACTATCTTGCCGGGGCGCAGGACTTCGGCCATCCGCTGGTCATTCTGGATAACGTGCTGAACAAAACCACCGGCCGGGACTTCGTCACCTCGCTGGCCGTAGACTGGGAACTGGTCAAGGGGCTGACGATCCACTCGCAGCTGGACTACCGCTACCAGACCTCGGTCGGCGACGTGTACCGCGCCAGTAATACTTCGCAGGATGCCAACGACAACGGCGGCATCGCCCAGATCAACAATTCGTTCAACCAGAACCTCATGTCGGAAACCTACCTGACGTTCAGCCGTACGTTCAACGAGAATCACTCTCTGACTGTCATGGCCGGCCATTCCTACAACTGGGACACGGGCCGCGGACTCTACACGACCGCCCGTGGATTCGTCAACGACGTTCTCAAGAACGAAAACATGAACGCCGGCAACCCCAACCTGCGCCAGATATACAACGACGGGTATTACCTGAGCAAACTGCTCTCCTTCTACGGGCGTATTAACTACTCGCTCAAGGACAAATACCTGCTGACGGCCACGATGCGCGCCGACGGCTCGACGAAATTCGGCAAAAACAACAAGTGGGGCTACTTCCCTTCGGGCGCTGTCAGTTGGAAAATGCACAACGAGCCGTGGCTCAAACAATCGCGCTGGCTGAGCGAACTGAAGCTGCGGTTGAGCTACGGAGCCTCTGGTAATCAAGGTATCAGCAGCTATCAGACCCTCGACCGCTACGGCATGGAAAAATTCTGGCACAACGGCGAGTGGGCGACCGTGATTGGTCCCGGCTACGAGGTAGGACGCACCGGCGCAAACGACCGGTACATGGTATGGGGCGGCATCGCCAATCCGGATCTGAAATGGGAATCGACCTCGCAGCTCGATTTCGGCGTCGATTTCGCAGCCTTCGACCGGCGCCTGCGGCTGACCGCCGACGTCTATTACAAAAAGACCACCGACCTGCTGCGTGAAAAATACCTGCCCCTGTCGTCGAGCTACGACAAAATATGGGTCAACGACGGCGAAGTGACGAATAAAGGTTTCGAAGTGAGCCTCGAAGGCGACATCGTCCACACTAGGGACTGGAGTTTCTCGGCCACATTCATCTACTCGATGAACCGCAACAAGGTCGTAAGCTTGGGCGATGCCATTTCGAGCGGTCTCTCGCAGGATTACCTGACGGGTATGTACTACGAAGTGACCGGACAGCCGGTCTCCATGTTCAACCAGAACGCCAGCATCTATGCGGTGGGCCACCCGATGAACGTATTCTACGGCTACCGTGTCGACGGAATCATTCAGGAGGGACAGGATCCCGGATTCATCGACCCCGACGGGCTGAAAGACCGCCCCGGCGAGCTGAAATACGTAGACCTGACGGGCGACTATGCCATCACCCCCGAGGATCGGTGCATTATCGGCGACCCGAATCCCGATTTCACGGCCAGTCTGAACCTCTCGCTGCGCTGGAAGAACCTCGACCTCTCCGTATTCCTCTACGGCGTCTACGGCAACGACGTGCTGTACAACAACTATACGTTCAGCCCGCGCGTCAAGGCCAAACGGTGGACTCCGGACAATCCGACCAACGATTTCCCGCGGCTGAACAACGCCCGGCAATACTGGCTGTCGGACTACTTCCTTCAGGACGGCTCGTTCCTGCGCATCCAGAACATCACCCTCGGTTACAATCTCCATTTCAACCGCAGGATCCTCAAGGGCATGCGCATCTACGCCAACATAGACAACGTACACACCTTCAGCAAATTCGACGGGTACGACCCCGAAGTGGGACTCGACGGCATTTACTGGGGCGGATATCCTAAACTCCGCAAATACACCGTCGGAATCGACCTTAACTTCTAA
- the efp gene encoding elongation factor P, which yields MATTADIKIGMCIEMDGKTFQIVDFQHVKPGKGPAFVRTKLKNLESGRVLDNTFSAGAKIEPVRVERRPYQFTYEDDLGAHFMHTETFEEINIDKNLITNYDLMADGQIVEVMFHTEKETVLSAELPPIVDMEVTYTEPGIKGDTASTNSLKPATVNTGATVRVPLFINTGDKIRVDTRTREYYERIK from the coding sequence ATGGCAACTACAGCTGACATCAAGATCGGTATGTGCATCGAAATGGATGGCAAGACCTTTCAAATCGTGGATTTCCAGCATGTGAAGCCGGGCAAAGGCCCCGCTTTCGTACGAACCAAACTCAAGAACCTCGAATCAGGCCGCGTGCTGGACAATACGTTCTCGGCAGGGGCGAAGATCGAACCCGTACGCGTGGAACGCCGTCCCTACCAGTTCACCTACGAGGATGACCTGGGGGCGCATTTCATGCACACCGAGACTTTCGAGGAGATCAACATCGACAAGAACCTGATCACCAACTACGACCTGATGGCCGACGGCCAGATCGTGGAGGTGATGTTCCACACCGAGAAGGAGACCGTGCTTTCGGCCGAGCTTCCCCCGATCGTGGACATGGAGGTGACCTATACCGAGCCGGGCATAAAGGGGGACACCGCTTCGACCAACTCGCTCAAACCCGCTACGGTCAACACCGGTGCGACGGTTCGCGTGCCTCTGTTCATCAACACGGGCGACAAGATCCGCGTCGACACCCGCACCCGCGAGTATTACGAGCGCATCAAGTAA
- a CDS encoding beta-mannosidase has translation MALLFSGSATIGLAGNDTMLLHSGWKFRQAGHSEWHPATVPGVVHTDLMDNGLIEDPYYRLNERSLQWIDKEDWIYEVSFDAGALTRGYEHIRLEFLGLDTYADVFLNETQILTADNMFRRWAAEVKPLLKERGNVLRIYFHSPIKKALPQYESLPYRYEAWNDQADNGGLAGKKLSPFTRKAGYHYGWDWGPRLVTSGIWRPVKLQGWNSLRLEDVFHHQHEVSQETARVETQVEIEAAAPVENAVITVSDGKRVLGSRSVQLHVGMNRVSVPFTIDNPKLWWCRGMGESDLYTFRTAVEQGGRVLAEHSTQVGLRSVTVEKKPDAYGRSLRFLLNGEPVFCKGANYIPCDCFLPRITPETYERTIQDAVDVNMNMLRVWGGGIYEDDYFYELCDRQGILIWQDFMYACAVYPAEGALLENMRMEAIDNVKRLRNHPCVVYWCGNNENQDSWLSGWKYDVDKVDPKYSGIIWKQYEEQYYRMLAKVVAEYAPGMGYQPTSPFSDYGAMSNDHEGDRHYWEVWHAKKPIAEYNRQRSRFFSEYGFQSFPCFETVKRYAPLPEDQDISSEVMMSHQRGGEHANNLIKSYLLNEYHEPRDFESFLYASQILQGDAIKTAIEAHRRDKGYCWGSLYWQHNDCWPVASWSSRDWYGVWKAQHYFARYAFADILISPILDGGRLDIYAVSDLLSPEKGTLCIRTVRLTGGPTGDFEQEITIPANASTKVASIDTQALLNGAAPEDVVIQATFTAAGKTYRNNYFLVQQKMMNYPKTTLHCKIARIGTGYDVTVRSDNFARGVYLSVEGETVHFSDNFFDLMPGETRTVRVASKLNAKELARRLKSMSLADTY, from the coding sequence ATGGCATTACTCTTTTCGGGATCGGCGACAATCGGATTGGCCGGCAATGACACGATGCTGCTTCACTCCGGCTGGAAGTTCAGACAGGCGGGCCACAGCGAATGGCATCCAGCGACAGTACCGGGCGTAGTACACACCGACCTGATGGACAACGGGCTGATCGAGGATCCCTACTACCGGCTCAACGAACGTTCCCTGCAATGGATCGACAAGGAAGACTGGATCTATGAAGTCTCCTTCGACGCCGGCGCACTGACGCGCGGCTACGAACACATCCGGCTGGAATTCCTCGGTCTGGACACCTATGCCGACGTCTTCCTGAACGAAACGCAGATACTGACGGCGGACAACATGTTCCGCCGCTGGGCCGCAGAAGTCAAACCCCTGCTCAAGGAGCGTGGCAACGTGCTGCGCATCTATTTCCACTCCCCGATCAAAAAGGCCCTGCCGCAGTACGAATCCCTCCCCTACCGTTACGAGGCTTGGAACGATCAGGCGGACAACGGGGGACTTGCCGGGAAAAAGCTCAGCCCTTTCACCCGGAAGGCGGGCTATCATTACGGCTGGGACTGGGGGCCGCGGCTGGTTACATCGGGCATCTGGCGTCCGGTAAAACTGCAGGGTTGGAACAGCCTGCGTCTGGAAGACGTATTCCATCACCAGCACGAAGTCTCGCAGGAAACCGCCCGTGTGGAGACACAGGTGGAGATCGAAGCGGCGGCACCCGTCGAAAACGCTGTCATCACCGTCTCCGACGGCAAACGGGTGCTCGGTTCGCGCAGCGTGCAACTTCACGTCGGCATGAATCGGGTCAGCGTGCCGTTCACAATCGACAACCCCAAACTATGGTGGTGCCGTGGCATGGGCGAATCGGACCTCTATACTTTCCGTACCGCCGTAGAGCAGGGCGGCCGCGTGCTGGCCGAACACAGCACACAGGTCGGACTGCGCTCCGTCACCGTCGAAAAGAAACCCGACGCCTACGGACGCAGCCTGCGGTTCCTGCTCAACGGCGAACCCGTCTTCTGCAAAGGCGCCAACTACATACCCTGCGACTGCTTCCTGCCCCGCATCACTCCCGAAACCTACGAGCGCACGATCCAGGACGCGGTCGACGTCAATATGAACATGCTCCGGGTCTGGGGCGGCGGCATCTACGAAGACGACTATTTCTATGAGCTTTGCGACCGTCAGGGCATCCTGATCTGGCAGGATTTCATGTACGCCTGTGCGGTCTACCCGGCCGAAGGGGCGTTGCTGGAGAACATGCGCATGGAAGCCATCGACAACGTCAAGCGTCTGCGCAACCACCCCTGCGTGGTCTACTGGTGCGGCAACAACGAGAATCAGGATTCGTGGCTGAGCGGCTGGAAGTACGACGTCGACAAAGTCGATCCGAAATATTCCGGCATCATCTGGAAACAGTACGAGGAGCAGTATTACCGCATGCTGGCCAAGGTGGTTGCCGAATATGCGCCCGGCATGGGTTACCAGCCTACCTCGCCCTTCTCTGACTACGGAGCGATGAGCAACGACCACGAGGGCGACCGACACTACTGGGAAGTATGGCACGCAAAAAAGCCCATCGCCGAGTACAACCGCCAGCGCAGCCGTTTCTTCAGCGAATACGGTTTCCAGTCGTTCCCGTGTTTCGAAACGGTGAAGCGCTACGCACCGCTGCCCGAAGACCAAGATATCTCATCGGAAGTCATGATGTCCCACCAGCGGGGCGGCGAACACGCCAACAACCTGATAAAAAGCTACCTGCTGAACGAATACCACGAACCGCGCGATTTCGAATCGTTCCTCTACGCCTCCCAGATATTGCAGGGCGACGCCATCAAAACGGCGATCGAAGCGCACCGGCGCGACAAAGGCTACTGTTGGGGATCGCTCTACTGGCAGCATAACGACTGCTGGCCGGTAGCTTCGTGGTCGAGCCGCGACTGGTACGGCGTATGGAAGGCGCAGCACTATTTCGCCCGCTACGCATTCGCGGACATACTGATATCCCCGATTCTCGACGGCGGACGGCTCGACATCTACGCCGTTTCCGACCTGCTCTCCCCGGAAAAGGGCACCTTGTGCATCCGGACGGTGCGTCTCACGGGTGGCCCAACCGGAGATTTCGAACAGGAAATCACGATCCCGGCCAACGCCAGCACGAAAGTCGCATCCATCGACACGCAGGCGCTGTTGAACGGAGCCGCTCCGGAGGACGTCGTCATTCAGGCAACATTTACCGCTGCGGGGAAAACATACCGCAATAACTACTTCCTCGTACAGCAGAAAATGATGAATTATCCGAAAACGACCCTGCATTGCAAGATCGCCCGGATCGGCACGGGATACGACGTCACCGTCCGATCGGATAATTTCGCCCGGGGCGTTTACCTGTCGGTCGAAGGAGAAACGGTGCACTTCTCCGACAACTTCTTCGACCTCATGCCGGGCGAAACACGCACCGTCCGCGTGGCATCGAAACTGAACGCCAAAGAACTCGCGCGACGCCTGAAATCGATGTCGCTGGCCGACACCTATTAA
- a CDS encoding polysaccharide deacetylase family protein — protein sequence MPDLIWEIDDQDGVFLTFDDGPTPGVTEWILSTLDKYDAKATFFVLGKNVEMYPDLYQRILDAGHRVGNHTYSHQKGWGMSLERYTEDVDFANDLVHSELFRPPYARITPAQARFLGQRYKLVMWDIISRDYNRKLSPRTCLRNVTKYLAPGAIVVFHDSEKAFRNMRYALPRTLEKIRQMGLKCKAIEF from the coding sequence ATGCCGGATCTGATCTGGGAGATCGACGACCAGGACGGCGTGTTCCTCACCTTTGACGACGGCCCCACGCCCGGTGTCACGGAGTGGATACTCTCCACGCTGGACAAGTACGATGCCAAAGCCACGTTCTTCGTGCTGGGCAAGAATGTCGAAATGTACCCCGACCTTTACCAGCGCATCCTCGATGCCGGGCACAGGGTCGGCAACCACACCTACTCGCACCAGAAGGGATGGGGGATGAGCCTCGAACGCTACACGGAGGATGTGGATTTTGCCAACGATCTGGTTCACAGCGAACTGTTCCGGCCTCCGTATGCGCGGATCACCCCGGCGCAGGCGCGTTTCCTGGGGCAGCGCTACAAGCTGGTGATGTGGGACATCATCTCGCGCGACTACAACCGTAAGCTCTCGCCCCGCACCTGCCTGCGGAACGTGACTAAATACCTTGCCCCGGGGGCCATCGTGGTATTCCACGACAGCGAAAAAGCGTTCCGCAACATGCGTTACGCCCTGCCCCGCACGCTGGAGAAGATCCGGCAGATGGGGCTCAAATGCAAAGCCATCGAATTCTGA
- a CDS encoding trehalase family glycosidase, with amino-acid sequence MKKILIVMSVAAGLASCRPQNPDVPAVREFIRNNWHTTVQHCTTDTATLIGLPHPYTVPTAGAMFREMYYWDTFFTNEGLVRDGHPELAKGNTDNLLHMVRRFGKVYNGSRTYYEARSQTPYLSMMVDRIYRLTGDKQWLADAYETLKDEYGFWMRERLTPTGLNRYGSSASDALVDEFLVTGSKRLGTDLFDKGYTPERLHKLGLDFVAEAESGWDFNPRYDRRCTDFCPLDLNANLFMYEVNFARFAQELGRTEEMREWIAKAELRRARILEYCYDPEAKQFYDYDYVNGRRSDVLSGAVFALLYSGAVPREYAGHIVQVLLRLEFPYGIAACEDKPYDYPYQWSYPNTWPPVCFYTVMGLARYGYGEEAERIAVKWMKAVTESFKTTGNLWEKYNVETGTTDVSNEYEMPAMLGWTAGTFICLDDYLAGEMQPDPLPTEYMSY; translated from the coding sequence ATGAAAAAGATACTTATCGTCATGTCAGTCGCCGCAGGCCTCGCCAGCTGCCGTCCGCAGAACCCCGATGTGCCGGCCGTGCGGGAGTTTATCCGCAACAACTGGCACACGACCGTCCAGCACTGCACGACCGACACCGCCACCCTCATCGGCCTGCCTCATCCCTACACGGTTCCCACGGCCGGAGCAATGTTCCGTGAGATGTACTATTGGGATACCTTCTTCACCAACGAAGGACTCGTCCGGGACGGCCATCCCGAGCTGGCCAAAGGTAATACCGACAACCTGCTCCATATGGTTCGCCGTTTCGGCAAGGTCTACAACGGCAGCCGAACTTATTACGAAGCGCGGTCGCAGACGCCCTATCTCTCCATGATGGTCGATCGTATCTACCGATTGACCGGCGACAAGCAGTGGCTTGCCGACGCATACGAAACCCTGAAGGACGAATACGGATTCTGGATGCGGGAACGCCTGACACCCACCGGGCTGAACCGCTACGGAAGTTCCGCATCGGACGCTTTGGTCGACGAATTTCTGGTCACCGGCAGCAAACGCCTCGGAACCGATCTCTTCGACAAAGGTTACACCCCCGAACGGCTGCACAAACTGGGTCTCGACTTCGTCGCCGAAGCCGAATCCGGATGGGACTTCAACCCGCGCTACGACCGCCGGTGCACGGATTTCTGTCCGTTGGATCTTAACGCCAACCTGTTCATGTACGAAGTGAACTTCGCCCGTTTCGCGCAGGAGCTGGGCCGGACGGAAGAGATGCGGGAATGGATCGCAAAAGCAGAGCTTCGCCGGGCACGGATACTCGAATACTGCTACGACCCCGAAGCGAAACAGTTCTACGACTACGACTATGTCAACGGCCGACGATCCGACGTGCTTTCGGGAGCAGTCTTCGCGCTCCTCTACTCAGGTGCCGTACCCCGAGAATATGCCGGACACATCGTGCAGGTACTCCTACGGCTCGAATTCCCCTACGGCATCGCCGCCTGCGAGGACAAACCCTACGACTATCCCTATCAGTGGTCTTATCCCAACACGTGGCCCCCGGTCTGCTTCTATACGGTAATGGGATTGGCACGCTACGGATACGGCGAGGAGGCCGAACGCATCGCCGTCAAATGGATGAAAGCGGTCACCGAATCGTTCAAAACGACAGGCAACCTGTGGGAAAAGTACAACGTGGAAACGGGAACTACCGATGTCAGCAACGAATACGAGATGCCCGCGATGCTGGGCTGGACCGCCGGCACCTTCATCTGTCTGGATGACTATCTGGCCGGGGAGATGCAGCCCGACCCGCTGCCCACAGAATACATGAGCTACTGA